Within Sphaerodactylus townsendi isolate TG3544 linkage group LG05, MPM_Stown_v2.3, whole genome shotgun sequence, the genomic segment GAAATATGGGCATAGGATTTAGTCTCTCTTTTCTATAAGAATATTAAAGAAACACtgcaaagaacatttttttaaaaaacctgtctgTTTTTTGGTGTTCCAGAAAACTTAGTAACAACAGAAAAGGTGAAATGGCTAAGAGATTACAGAAAAGGCAAACCATTGCTGTAGGATCACATCTTTGCAAATATTTCTTACTGTGGAAACTATTATATGTTAGCATTTTTTGAAAGAATCATCAACTTTCTCATCTTAGTTTTGCCAAAGTACATGAGTCTGAAATCCACTATTTTGCCATGCCTACTAAAGAGAGGTTGCTAGATAATAACACTCAAAGCTAGGTACATAGAGGGCACAGGGAAGCCCTACATGAGCAAGATATGTGACCCAAGATTGGGAGAGGGCAGTTTTTATCTCAGCAGGCAAATTGGCAGAATGGTGAACTCTTCCTTTGTTCAGAAGTGGGGCAAAATGAGAGGATATGAGAAGAAGGGGAGCTCAGTTCAGACATGTGAAGCTTgaagagacctttattaggcattaaaattcAAAAGGAACTGAAACTGAGAAATATTACAATTAGAAGAGAAACattatttcaaaacattcaaaacatgAGAAAggaatgtggctacagcttccGATATTTCTATCTCAGAATTATTCAGTagcttaatcatttttattttatctggaAGAGACACAAATTGTGTATAATGCAACCAAATCAGATCTGAGATTATTATGTTTAGGACAGTGAAGCAAAATATGAACAAGAGAGTCAACAGTGTGAGGACAAAACAGGCAATGATGCTCAGAATGAGAAATATTAGCAAATCGGCTTTGAAGTAAATCTGAAGGAAAGGAGTTacatcttgctctggtcatgacccacctaAATTTGTGATTTACCAATTGACCAAATAGGTGGCAGGGCAAAATTTATGGGGAGTAATTCCAAAGAACAATGGAGAGCAGGAACTCTCAGCTTTACTCAAGAGAAATTGATATTCCTTTTCAAACAATCCAGTTTTCAATAGGTGATATATCTCTTGGGCAGTAAGCATAAGTAACAACTCCCAAGTGAAACCCAAAGAGGTTACTTTAGCTTCAATATTAAGTGACCAATCAAAGAGTTGCAGTTGCAGTTCAGACACATGAAAACTGTCCTTGAGATGTGGAGATGTGTTTTCTCCAGCTGAAAGAAACTAGCATAATCTAGCATCTAACCTAGTTGGAATTATGTTTCACTTATTTCCTGAAATCTGTACCTCTTACTATGATGCCTATTTTCCATATATGTGCTGAAGTTTAATCtacagtttaaaaaacccacacacaagtTTCATGTTTAAGAAACCAGTCTGTGACTGAAATCCCTACCACATCCCTCTCTTACacatgagcagcccaatccacagcctgagTCAGCCAGGATGGCGCCATGGCCACACCACCCCATTGCCtttagagggctttccagtggagtgggcaggcagaaaaaagggggggaaactcctgccaccagaaagccctccttagggctcaatagacttataccacctgaaagggtggtataagtccacTTTCCCTGCTATTGGCATTTCCAGGGCCAAAGCCCAGTGAgacacagaggcatagcaaggggggaaagcgcccagtgcaccggtgaGTCCGCCTCCAtcctgcccccatcctgccctccatcctgcccccagaatgcccccagctgtGGTGACCTACATGTTAGACCAGTGCAGCTGTAGATGTGGATTGGATGCCACGGAGCTCCACAGCATCAACTCACGTCCCTGTTTACCCTCCTGGCAGGTGTAAGTGCCAGTTACACTGTTGAGGAGAGCAAATGCATTGGTGTGAGCCTGCAGCAACTCCAGtaaccattcacacacacacacaacccagaCATCTGAACTGGGCTGTAAAGTACATGCACTCACAGGGGAAAATCCTAAGGTTACCATGGTGAAAGCTCTGTCCTTTGTACTTGCGCAGAGATAGCCTTACCAGGGTTCCTGGTGGCACAAAGTGGAAACAGACTTTTACATGCAATCAGACACACAACATGCATGTGAGAACACACAGACCTAGGGTGGGAATATGATATAGACCCAGGGTGGGGAATGTTACAGATACCACTTGTTTCTTTTGTATGTGATATTCCAATTCACTTCCCCACTATGCTGAAGAGTTTAACTTAAGATGTACACCTAACTGATCTTGGAGTAGATCTATTCGAAATTGTTGTGGTAATCACTCCACCATATAAAAGTCACATGTAGGACCTATCTATCCAGACTCAGATATTCCCACAGACTTGTGGAGGGCCCTGAGTGGTCGGAAATCTTCACGTAGCTGCAAATACAGAAGAGACCGCAATTGAACAGAAGGACTTATGTTATACCAGTCTAGTGTAGGCCAAATATATAGGAAATATtgaaatataattaaatattagTCAGGGGAATTGCTTGTCTGCCTTACCTTAATGTTACATTCATTGTGAGATATTTTTTTGAAGTGCATCAACATTAGAAGCCACCTTCTTTTTATATAGAAATGTGGCAAAGAGGACAGAAGTAGCTAGTTTTCACTGAAGTTTTCACTTTCTGGGGATGGTTTCGAACAAGGCACAATATTTCATTACCAGTAATTTGACAGGAGGAAGAGAAACTAACAGTTTCTGCAAGTGATGCACAGTTGAATTAATTATTTGGGGGCGGGGTTTGAAATATATCTGCAAGCCTCACAAGCAAAATGTCTACAAAATTAGTAACGCATGGTAGATGAATAAATGAAGGTCAGATCTTTATTTGTATTAGAAtgattcccacacacacacctttggtAGGTTATAGTGAAGGTAAAGCAGAAATGTGTGCAGTCCACATCCAGAAATGTGGCAGAATCAATTGAATCAAAAAAACAGCAGAATTACTCACCTCAGAGGTGGCCAACTGTGCCTctgcacgagtcaaattatgaagaGAACAGAAGACACAGGACAAGATGGGTGGGATGAATCACAGCTGTTTCTTGTTTTAATATTAATAACTGCGTGCTATCATGTtacaaccaactcatggtgaccccagaaccgtggggttttcaagacaagagatatgcAGATAGGACTGCTagctcaaggttgggaaacaccaggagattttggaggtggaccctgaggaaggtggggtttggggagaagagggacttCAAAAGGATACAACATCATACAGtctactttccaaaacagccattttctcccagtgaactCATCTCTGGATCAGTTACAATAGTggcagatctccagctaccacctggataTTAGAAACCCTAtcatcagagatggtttgccattgctgtcctttGCATAGCAGTCCCAGtcttcatccaagtactaaacttAGCCAACCCTGCTTTACTTCCAAGCTCTCACAAGGTTGGGGAAGTCAGAGCCATTCTGGCTGTCTTGATTTGGGAAGGCATTAACATCCAGGTTGCAAGGTATTGACTCTAATTGCTAATGCCTGAACTTCTGGATGCTACTGTTTTGCATACTAGACTATATGTATATTATGAAGGTTTTCCTTCATGAGTACAAAAATAACCTACATAGAGGATGCACTCTTTCAAAACCCTCAcgcgcacacacatacaaaaactaACATTTACCTTGAAGGCCTCTTTAGGGTGCTAACCCTGACCAAGTGAAAAGGCAGAATAGAAATGGAAAATAGAATACATAATAATATGTAATTGCTAGAACAAATGTCTATGCCAAGAACACTTTAGCATTTACGCAAATATAGGCCAGAAGGTTTTTTATGGAGGACACcagtgaaaagaaaaggaagtgacCACACATGAAATCATTCCTTCTGAGCAGGCAGACAGATGGAGAGAAATCCCAGGCTGTTTCCCCTTTTTGTCTTCAGGGCATTTTTGGAATTTCCTTCAGGAAGTATAACACTGTGACCTAAAACCCTTTTTGCGTTCAGCCAGCCCAGTTTCCCATCATAAATGTTACACAGGCATTACACACAGCTTAAGAAGGAGAGGGTTATCTTTGCAACCCAATGACATCCTGTATGTTTTTGTAAAATTCCAAGGCACTACCTAGAGACGGAAAGAGAGGAAATGAGACAGTCAACACATGAGAGAGATACAAGGACAAGCAATCAGAGTACTGAATCATGGAATAAATCATCTGGAGCCCATTAATTCTAATTTTCTGTCTGCTGCAAATGTCGAAGTCCAcagatgcaatttttttaaaaaaagagctgcaAATAATGATGTTGGCTATCAATAATTGGTTATCAATAATTGTTCAAGTTATCCAAACAAATAATGACTATTTGCTGTTGTTCCATGACAATGTTCACCATGAGTAAGCAGATCAGATTTAACAAGAAGCCTCAATTCTGTACTGGAAGAAATAATGTGGATGGGAAAATCCTCTCAAAAATCAGCTCACACACCTGTTTGTAATCAGCATAAATAGTCTCTCAGCAGCTGTAAGAAGTAGATCCATATTTCATTTTCTAGCTAAGGTGAGGTATATTTTTAAGTGTTAGGAAAAGACAGTGAGGCACCAGTACCTCCCGCCTAGTTACCTTCTACCTCCTGCTACAGAGAATTTTCCCCCACGAATGAGCTATTCATTTTGCAAGAATAGCCTATTAGAACAGTCATCCACAAAAATTAGAGTTCACTACGTAGAGAAAACTAGCAGATGAAGATAAAAGTTTTGGATTAACCTCTTCCCTGAGGTGCTAACTTTCCACTGAGGAATGCAGTCTGTTGTCTAATAGATCAGGAAAACACTCTTATCAAATTCTGCAGAACATATAGATCAGCTGTTAGGGATATGTTATGCATTTTGAGAATGATGGCTCTCATTAgagatcccctgaaccaaataatataataccttttaaaaactaCACTGTTTTCTAGTTTTAAAAATAGGTACTAACATTTCATATATTTCAGCTTGTATTATACAGCTTTGtgtgcaaaataaagtaaaatcaccaAATAGTATTCAAGGACATAATTCACTttatcttcatttttcctccctctcaGCCATTTAGATGTTTCTTGCACTAATGCATAGATATCCATCTTTGTCTAATAAGGTATAACAGCCATGAGGGGTGTACACCTGACTAAGCAGCAGAAAGGGATTCATCGTAGAGATTCCACTCAGCATCTGGACACCCCACATTCATAGTTAGTATCAAAAGCCAACTGTCTTGACATATTCAGTACTCACTTGCAGAAAGTAGTGTTTTTGTTTAAAGCATTTTGGTAAtcacttttaattattttttttcctatacTGCCCAactcccgaagggctctataCCATGTTTTCCTTACATTCTGGAGGTGGATGCTGGAGAGAAAAACATTGTAGCAGACAATGGCTACACAAACAGAGCAAAATGTAAAGAAGGTTTTACCTTCTGGAAGGCAGACAGAACAGTAGAAAGAATATAGGGAACTatttatcccccccaccccgaaatgcAGGGTTCAACCAGAAGAGACATCAAATCCTGTCTTGTGACAGCCCTCTAGATGAGAGATGCCCTaccaccgtggtggcaaacctttggcactccagattttatggactacaattcccatcagtccctgccacaggggctgatggaaattgtagtccataacatctggagtgccaaaagttcaccaccactgccctaccaccacgcccccacaggggcgtgcacctgGCGCGTCACTCACCCACCACCCCCtcggagctacacctctgcttaccTGTATATGCCTACTGATACTGTGATAATATGTATATACAAGTAAACTGGCTGCTCCCGGTGGTTGCTATGATATCAATGTGAATGCTTAGTCAGTAACTCCAGCTGCCAGAATTCGCattctctaggtcaggggtagggaacctgcggctctccagatgttcaggaactacaattcccatcagcccctagagggtgatgggaattgtagttcctgaacatctggagagccgcaggttccctacccctgctctaggtggtgATACTAAGATGGGATAGAGACATACATTTTAGTTAAGGATACTGGCTGCATTTCTATCTGTAAGACACACATGTATGTGACAGAGGCCTTTATTTTGGGACCCTAAATCACCTGAAGTTGAGCTGACTTTTTTTATGGTGGTGGTACCCCTTTGTCACAACCCTTTTTAGCACCACAGacatttttttgtggtggtgatgCCCTTTTTTCACTGTGGTGCCTCCTTTCCCCTTCGTGCCCTAAGATTGTGCTTATCATGCTTAATGGTTAATGGTGGGCTGCTTTCAGACAAACATTGTGAAGGTGATTACTTGATGCATATTTTCCCCACCCTCCAACACTAGCGTCTATCAGCCCTGATAAGGGTTTTTAAAGCTAGATATACAGAAACATGATTTTTGGGTCTATTTTCAAGTATATAGGAGAAGAAATTTAAaccctaacaccccccccccccgagtcaaGTGCCACTTGAAGGAGAACACCCTTGGAtatccagccccctccctccctcgaaGTGTGGGCTCGCAGTTTAAAGACAGAGGACACGGTTAGAAGCTGGACACAGCCAGGCTGAAGTCATATGGACAGCAGAAGCAAAGCCAGCAggataaagctggacccagttaGGCCAAGTCTGCAGTTCGACACTAGGCTCAGTCTGGCCAGGTCCAGTTTgcaagctttatactgctggctctgcccccaaagtcATGTgtacttcagaggtggagccagcaataGTACGATGGGCTCAGCCTAGCTGGGTCTAACAGTGAACTGTAGGCTATCCCTCTGAAGTTCATTGGGGCTTCACAGGCAGTGTGCCCAGATTAacactggacctggccaggctgagagAGGGGTTTTCAAAGCTtctcctaggtcagtggttctcaaccttccaaatgccgcaaccctttaatacagttcctcatgttgtggtgacccccaaccctaacatttatccattttacagatggagaacacagatgcagagaatcttaggcgacccctgtgaaagggtcgttcgacccacaggttgagaactgctgtccTAGGTGCTGTTTTGCATAGATACACCCCTGTtctcctcccatccccaaatgACAAGTTAATTGCTATTGTTTTCTCCCAGGTGCAAGAGGATAAATTGAAGAAGTCACATTTAGCTGCCCTCACCTACATGTTCCTGTTGATTGAAAAAATAGATCTCCTCCACACAAACTTCCTGTTGAAGGATCCTAAGAAAGGATCAACACTTCCTTACAATTGTTGAGAATGCAAGAAGTTTAATTGCTTACACAAGGGGAAGGTTTCTGTTATCTACCTGAAATTTGGCAGGACACATTCCCTGGATTAAGGTATGGTCCTCTAAGAAATCCATCAAAATTGATGCCCCATCCATCCTCTATTATTTCCCATTTCTACACTATTTAGCAGTACAAAAGCTTGACAGAATAACACAGAAAAGGTGTACAACCTGATTAAAGTGTAGATAAAGGTTTATTCAGGAACTAACATACTTGATTGTGAAGAGGAGAGAGATGAAGGAAAAAATGTAAGCCAATAAAACTAAGCCCCCTACCCCAATCTTTaacaaacttgggggttcttctaaaAAGTGTCACCAGCAGCTAAAACTTCGATGCTTTTATCATTAAAAAATAGTCCCCCCAAGTACTGGAAAGATTCCCCACAGGCTataatgaattttttttcagatccccccccccccaaaccccaataCTGGTATAGAAATTCAGGAATATTTGGGAATCTGGAAAATTTGGGGTCCAATTTGCGCAAATCTGAATTTTtccccaaacaatttttttacacCCTATAATGAGAAGACTTTTCACTGACTTCTCCAAGTGACGGGATGTATTATATGTGTAGATAAAAATGTGAGGGGCAAAAACAGTCATAGAACATGTACAAAAACCCAAATACTGTTTATTAATGTTTAGAAGTCAATAAAGCTATGTGCAAATTGTACAACACAACAATAGTGAAAAGTTTTAAatactattcttttttttaaaaaattgcactgaaaatactgaaaaaagtATCACCTATCTTACAAAAAAAGCCATAAGTGGGTTTTGACCCGACTTCAGATGGGCTGTGCCAAAGATACCACCAcaaccattttcttttttgtttagatCTTTCTCTCATATGCACAAAGATGCATGACGGGGGAGAATTACAACACACAAAGGAAGCATATGGCTGCTGTTCTGCTCAAAATTGTGTACTACAGGATATTTGGGGGAGAAAAGCTTTTTTTTACCCCCTTCCTGGCAAGTAGAACCAACTGAAATTCCCTTTTCCACATGACCATTAAAGGTTTAGTAGCTCTGCTGTTCTGGTTTGCATGCGGTTATCCTAAACAGAGGAGGAATGATGTGAACataagaaaaaataatttatatttagaCCCTTTTTTAGTTTGGATCCTAGGTCTGAAATCTGAAGACTACTGCTTTAAGCACAGGGCAGCCCCTAGGCCTGTTGCATTATATACGGTGTACACATTCAATTCAGTTAACTGAagttagaaaaaaatattatgtaCATACAGACAATTGCAGAACGTATGCTGTAAAAGTTACATTCAATTAACACAAAGGATATTTCACACAGGAAATAACAGAACTCCTAATCATTATAAACATTTTAGGAcagaggtctccaacctttttaagCCTTCAGGCGCCTTCAGAATTCTCACAGAGGCAGGTTTGGCCACTAAATGGCAGGGAGTAAGGTAATACATAACTAACAGTATGTCTTCAACATTTCGAGCAGAGGCCCTCTTTACTAGGATGCCTTTCAAAGTGAACATactattttaaaacacttttatgcACACACAGAGCTTTCCTTCAGTCATGCAGCAAATACCCCTATGCTGTAGAGGCAGCTATTgccaaaacaactttttaaaaaaaatctgcatagtcaATCAGATTTTCAGTGGCCCATCAGAGGTTCCGAAGGGCAAAACCGATCTGGCtgatctggccccacccactttctaacaaTATTTGGTGGGTACCAGAAAAGGTATTGGCAGGCAACTTGGCACCTTTGGGGACACTTGTCTAGGATATAAAAAGGATGCAGGGTGTGATGTAGCAGAACATACACTGTTGGCTACAACAAACAGAAAGACCCAGCTTCGTAGCCCTTTTCAGTCATAGAGGCCTTCAAGAGCCTTAGTCTCTCCATCTCTCATTCTAAACTGTATCACAGGATTAGAACATGGATAAACACGATGATGGCTGCCATATGCTGAGGTGCCATATTAACTGTAGCATGTTTGTCAGTTCAATTCCAAGGTGCAAATGGCATAGCTCTGAACACCCCCTATCATTAGATTCAGTAAAGTTCAGTTAAATCAAGTAGTTATGAGGCTGGATTCCTCAAACAATCTTCGTGTCCAGTTCTCACTGGCTCTCAACAGAAAGTTAAATCCCAAAATGTCATTTGCACCTTGACCAATCTTGAGGCACATTTTCATCACGTTACCTAAAATATGCTGACTCATTTGCTTTCCTTGCTATGCAGAAAACAAGATAATCAGGAAAGCTGGGCAGTCATTTGCTATAGTAAAACCTGTATTTCAGGGGCTGTCAACATTCACatttggtttggggagggggggcaacagtggcgggattcagcaggttcgcacaacttgggcagaaccagttgttaaaatggtgcttgtaatcaaacagttgttaaattatctgaatcccaccactggggggcaATAAAGATTTCTCCATCCAGACCTTCAGCCAACATGTATCTGTCTACTGATATTTCAGCCCTGCAGAGTTACTAACGCTTAAATCTTGACCCAACCCTAAGTTGCTTCAGTGCAAAGACAAAAAGAAGACACAAGCTTCCAGTGAGAAAATGTTGTGAGATCATGTGATTTTCCCCATTGTCATCAATTATATCCAAGTAAGCTCATCGCTTTCTCTGTTCAGGCCTATCCCACTCTTTTTATCTCATAGCCTTCTCATTCTGGCTTGCAGACCAGCAAGCAGAACTGTTCCCATTTGTCTGATGTCAAGGTGCTCATGCCTCATCTTTACGACAACTCCTAAGATGATGAAGTGACATTACCCGAAGACATCATAGTTTCTGGAGTATCGCCCTCATCTTTCTGTGGGTGGGAGGAATTATCAGATCTACTGCGGCTGAACTCAATCCCTCCAATGATTGGTCTTTTGAATTTGGTCCCAGAGTCTGTGGTGGGACACTTGCAGCAGCAGGCAATCTTGACAAAGGCCCTCCGCATCTCCTTGTTGGTCAGCGTATAGATGATAGGATTTGTAGCAGAGTTGAGAACTGCCAGAACTAAGAAATATTCAGCTTGGAGGAGGATTGGGCAGGATCGGACTTTGCAACTCACATCCAGCAAAAGTAGTATGAACAAGGGAGCCCAACAGACAATAAACACACTTAAAACTATGATCACTGTCTTAAGCAGAGCCAGAGACTTCTCTGAACTCCTGGTGGCTTTAGCAGAGTTCTTCCGAAAGGTCAGCCTAAGGCTCCTAGTCCTCACCAAGATGTAGATTCTGCAGTAGAGGACCACAATGGACAACAGGAGGCCAGTGAACACTGTTGTGCAGAAGAGAATGTAATGCTTATGGTAGAGGGGCAACACTATGGAACAGCTTG encodes:
- the S1PR1 gene encoding sphingosine 1-phosphate receptor 1, whose product is MDSTRDPHVKALSSVNDYVNYDIIVKHYNFTGKLNEKTDSGIKASSMVFIIICCFIIIENIFVLLTIWKTKKFHRPMYYFIGNLALSDLLAGVAYTANILLSGSKTYTLTPAQWFLREGSMFVALSASVFSLLAIAIERYITMLKMKLHNGSNSFRSFLLISACWVISVILGGLPIMGWNCINILPSCSIVLPLYHKHYILFCTTVFTGLLLSIVVLYCRIYILVRTRSLRLTFRKNSAKATRSSEKSLALLKTVIIVLSVFIVCWAPLFILLLLDVSCKVRSCPILLQAEYFLVLAVLNSATNPIIYTLTNKEMRRAFVKIACCCKCPTTDSGTKFKRPIIGGIEFSRSRSDNSSHPQKDEGDTPETMMSSGNVTSSS